In a single window of the Pseudomonas sp. B21-015 genome:
- a CDS encoding PLP-dependent aminotransferase family protein: MTNLLLYQRIAQQLAEDIRRGVYQPGERVPSVRKMSSQLNVSHATVLQAYANLEDQGLIRARPQSGYYVHQTPALTAPTPDIARVERPGLVTRSSIIQQVLVESRREGVFPLGAAVPSVDYLPVRALHQQLAKVTRFHSPRAFSYMFSPGFEPLRRQVAIRMRDAGVVVDPSEVVITHGCVDALQMSLRVLTRPGDLIAAESPTYYGLLQLADLLGLKVIEIPSDPATGMSLEALQLAANQWSIKALVLTTRLSNPLGGTMPEERQKQLLRLASDFDIQVVEDDIYGELMFEQGRTKSLKAYDRLDRVIYCSSFSKTLSPGVRIGWMIAGKYQQEIQRLQTFSTHSACSVTQMGIAAYLENGGYDRHLRYIRQEYRKNLSAFQLGVQQYFPEGTQMTRPTGGFILWVSLPGRVNTQELHVRALQQGISIAPGLIFSNTEQFNHCIRLNCGIPWNREAERALMTLGLLATQLCQETASGF; the protein is encoded by the coding sequence ATGACCAATCTCTTGCTCTATCAACGTATTGCTCAGCAACTGGCCGAAGACATCCGCCGTGGTGTCTATCAACCGGGGGAGCGCGTGCCTTCGGTGCGCAAGATGAGCTCGCAGCTCAACGTCAGCCATGCGACGGTGTTGCAGGCCTATGCCAACCTTGAGGATCAGGGGCTGATCCGCGCCCGGCCGCAATCCGGTTATTACGTGCACCAGACGCCGGCCCTGACGGCGCCCACCCCGGACATCGCCCGGGTCGAGCGCCCCGGCCTTGTCACCCGCAGCAGCATCATTCAGCAAGTCCTGGTCGAATCCCGTCGCGAAGGTGTTTTTCCGTTGGGCGCGGCTGTGCCGAGTGTCGATTATCTGCCGGTGCGGGCGCTGCATCAGCAACTGGCCAAAGTCACTCGTTTCCATAGCCCGCGGGCATTCAGCTACATGTTCAGCCCCGGTTTCGAGCCGTTGCGTCGGCAAGTGGCGATCCGCATGCGCGATGCCGGCGTGGTGGTCGACCCGTCGGAAGTGGTCATCACCCACGGCTGTGTCGATGCGTTGCAGATGTCTTTGCGCGTGTTGACCCGGCCGGGCGATTTGATCGCCGCCGAATCGCCAACCTATTACGGTTTGCTGCAACTGGCCGACCTGCTGGGGTTGAAAGTCATCGAGATTCCCAGCGATCCGGCCACCGGCATGAGCCTCGAGGCTCTGCAACTGGCGGCCAACCAGTGGTCGATCAAGGCGTTGGTGCTGACCACGCGTCTGAGCAACCCCTTGGGCGGCACCATGCCCGAAGAACGGCAAAAACAATTGCTGCGTCTGGCCTCGGATTTCGATATCCAGGTCGTTGAAGACGATATTTACGGCGAACTGATGTTCGAACAGGGTCGCACCAAATCGCTCAAGGCCTACGACCGGCTGGATCGGGTGATCTATTGCTCCAGCTTCTCCAAAACCCTGTCACCGGGCGTGCGGATCGGCTGGATGATTGCCGGCAAGTACCAACAGGAAATCCAGCGCTTGCAGACCTTCAGCACGCATTCGGCTTGCAGCGTCACGCAAATGGGCATTGCGGCTTACCTGGAGAACGGTGGCTACGACCGGCATTTGCGCTATATCCGTCAGGAGTACCGCAAGAACCTCAGCGCTTTCCAGCTGGGGGTGCAGCAGTACTTCCCGGAAGGCACGCAGATGACCCGGCCCACTGGCGGTTTCATTCTGTGGGTCAGCCTGCCGGGGCGGGTCAACACGCAGGAGCTGCATGTGCGTGCATTGCAGCAGGGCATCAGCATTGCGCCGGGGCTGATTTTCAGTAACACCGAGCAGTTCAATCACTGCATTCGCCTGAACTGTGGCATCCCCTGGAACCGCGAGGCTGAGCGTGCATTGATGACGCTGGGGTTGCTGGCGACGCAACTTTGTCAGGAGACGGCGAGCGGTTTTTGA
- a CDS encoding ABC transporter substrate-binding protein produces the protein MDLRRVCGWSLLLGLALMPGLSAAAGKCERLIVTGSPDAPPYLWQDPQNPKYLIGASADLLQHVAGELGIKVELLYAGKRSQALDEVRSGRMDMLADAPLTVRELESLDYIHPPLLENDYLLWTRNDSLLVYNEAQDLHGHSGAMSEKARVTLSFGTFAEQQLTLVRTPNLTQAFQKLLLGEVEFVLAGRYSGMAMAQTLGMANDLMAHPQPVDKPGLYLAISHNSACNDPWLRGQLAKKMTELPASGLTEAALLRNIERWKAQSSQPQQQPVSTPNQ, from the coding sequence ATGGATTTGCGCCGCGTGTGTGGCTGGTCATTACTGCTGGGGCTGGCGCTGATGCCGGGGCTGTCTGCTGCCGCGGGCAAATGCGAGCGCTTGATCGTGACCGGCAGCCCGGACGCACCGCCGTACCTGTGGCAAGATCCGCAAAACCCCAAGTATCTGATTGGCGCCAGCGCCGACCTGTTGCAGCACGTGGCGGGGGAGTTGGGCATCAAGGTCGAGCTGCTTTACGCCGGCAAACGCTCCCAGGCCCTGGATGAGGTGCGCAGCGGGCGTATGGACATGCTGGCCGATGCGCCGTTGACGGTCAGAGAGTTGGAAAGTCTGGATTACATTCATCCACCGCTGCTGGAAAACGATTACCTGCTCTGGACCCGCAACGACTCGTTACTGGTCTACAACGAAGCGCAGGACCTTCACGGCCATTCCGGTGCCATGTCGGAAAAGGCTCGAGTGACCCTGTCATTTGGCACGTTCGCCGAGCAGCAATTGACCCTTGTGCGCACACCCAACCTGACCCAGGCCTTTCAGAAATTGCTGCTGGGCGAAGTGGAATTTGTCCTCGCCGGCCGCTACTCGGGCATGGCCATGGCGCAAACGCTGGGGATGGCCAATGACTTGATGGCCCACCCACAACCCGTCGACAAACCGGGTCTGTATCTCGCCATTTCCCATAACTCGGCCTGCAACGATCCCTGGTTGCGCGGACAGCTGGCCAAAAAGATGACAGAATTGCCCGCGTCCGGACTGACGGAAGCCGCGCTGCTGCGCAATATCGAGCGTTGGAAAGCGCAAAGCTCACAACCGCAGCAACAACCTGTCAGTACCCCAAATCAGTAG
- a CDS encoding DUF4398 domain-containing protein: MSIRPLFAALAVLALAGCAADPAPNEQMRLTEQALEQAKAVGATADEVPELKLAQDKFNRAKGNMTDQSFKNARMWAEQAELDARLAEARVLTLKSEEQLNVLNTRITRLRKQLGDAQ; encoded by the coding sequence GTGAGTATTCGACCTCTTTTCGCTGCCCTGGCCGTTCTGGCTCTGGCGGGTTGTGCAGCCGATCCGGCGCCGAATGAACAAATGCGCCTGACCGAACAGGCCCTCGAGCAAGCCAAGGCCGTGGGTGCTACCGCCGATGAAGTGCCGGAGCTGAAACTGGCCCAGGACAAGTTCAACCGTGCCAAGGGCAACATGACCGACCAGTCCTTCAAGAACGCGCGCATGTGGGCCGAGCAGGCCGAGCTGGACGCGCGCCTGGCCGAAGCCCGGGTCCTGACCCTCAAGAGCGAGGAGCAGTTGAACGTGCTCAATACCCGCATCACTCGCCTGCGCAAGCAACTGGGAGATGCCCAATGA
- a CDS encoding translation initiation factor 2, with translation MKPIFPVAWLLICLLMTCHAQGVMAASVQEKTTASTTAKKPAPVKKAAPVNKKAAAVKKRPPIASKSKPASEVVKAKLPPASLDLSLPKDMVEELKPVGTVPLPRHDAVLPQMFGDKSSPFQLNGRLISNEMKLQLRNEERREVEGAALEFEFKQ, from the coding sequence ATGAAACCGATTTTTCCTGTCGCATGGCTGTTGATCTGCCTGTTGATGACCTGTCACGCGCAAGGTGTCATGGCGGCTTCCGTTCAGGAAAAAACGACAGCCAGCACAACCGCGAAAAAACCGGCCCCGGTCAAAAAAGCCGCACCGGTCAATAAGAAGGCTGCTGCGGTCAAAAAACGCCCCCCCATTGCTTCCAAGTCGAAACCGGCCAGTGAAGTCGTGAAAGCCAAACTCCCTCCCGCCAGTCTCGACTTGAGCTTGCCCAAGGACATGGTCGAAGAACTGAAACCGGTCGGCACAGTACCGTTGCCCCGACACGATGCGGTGTTGCCGCAAATGTTCGGTGACAAGAGCAGTCCGTTCCAGCTTAACGGTCGCCTGATCAGCAATGAAATGAAACTGCAACTGCGCAATGAAGAGCGCCGGGAAGTTGAAGGCGCGGCGCTGGAATTCGAATTCAAGCAGTAA
- a CDS encoding OmpA family protein codes for MSLKTQVLGGLILAGCASLYGCAGQHSEAALQQAGVDFQKVKEDSNVLRIAPKDVIRAGESLARADRLSSYWGSGSDVLHYAYLSQRYSEIAREHTNQVLNEERAAKLELERQRLQLALRESKLLSVQQQGKWIEEQIVALATTQTDRGLVMTLGDVLFDTGEAELKTSANRVVLKIVQFLQLNPKRVVRIEGYTDSTGGKQENLKLSRDRAQSVADVLMDLGIDDKRIQVEGYGDEYPVDANASERGRAQNRRVEIVFSDEKGQLGAAR; via the coding sequence ATGAGCCTCAAGACCCAAGTACTCGGCGGCTTGATCCTGGCTGGTTGCGCAAGCCTTTATGGCTGCGCCGGTCAACACAGCGAAGCCGCGTTACAGCAGGCTGGCGTCGACTTCCAGAAGGTCAAGGAAGACTCCAATGTGCTGCGCATCGCGCCCAAAGACGTGATCCGTGCCGGTGAGTCCCTTGCCCGCGCCGATCGTTTGTCCAGTTACTGGGGCAGCGGTTCGGACGTGTTGCATTACGCTTACCTGAGCCAGCGCTACAGTGAAATCGCCCGGGAACACACCAACCAGGTGCTCAATGAGGAGCGCGCGGCGAAGCTCGAACTCGAGCGTCAGCGCCTGCAACTGGCCCTGCGTGAGTCCAAGTTGCTCAGCGTGCAGCAACAGGGCAAGTGGATCGAAGAGCAGATCGTGGCGTTGGCGACCACCCAGACCGACCGTGGTCTGGTGATGACCTTGGGCGATGTGTTGTTCGATACCGGTGAAGCGGAGCTGAAAACCTCGGCGAACCGCGTGGTGCTGAAGATCGTCCAGTTCCTGCAGCTCAACCCCAAGCGTGTGGTGCGGATTGAGGGCTACACCGACAGCACTGGCGGTAAACAGGAAAACCTCAAGCTGTCCCGTGACCGTGCGCAGTCGGTGGCTGACGTGCTGATGGACCTGGGCATCGACGACAAACGCATCCAGGTCGAAGGTTATGGCGATGAATACCCGGTGGACGCCAACGCGTCCGAGCGCGGTCGTGCACAGAACCGTCGGGTGGAAATTGTGTTCTCCGACGAAAAAGGCCAGCTTGGCGCCGCCCGCTAA
- a CDS encoding START domain-containing protein translates to MGSLHRMAVLCGLTVLLASTAQAEDWKTAKDEDGIKVSLSEVAGSQYKAYRGVTVMKTTMAKLRALQEDVPGACAWIHECKTQKLLKHEGNQSWTYTQFNTPWPVTARDSVMHVTTVEGADGSLTRELEGQPKYLAEEKGFVRVAQVKGFWKLVPKGDQVEVTYQVHTDPGGSVPSWLANKFVVDAPFNTLKALKERAEK, encoded by the coding sequence ATGGGTTCGCTGCATCGTATGGCTGTGCTGTGTGGTTTGACTGTTTTGCTGGCCTCCACGGCTCAGGCCGAAGACTGGAAAACCGCCAAGGACGAAGACGGTATAAAAGTGTCCTTGAGTGAAGTGGCCGGTTCCCAATACAAGGCTTACCGCGGCGTAACCGTCATGAAGACCACCATGGCCAAACTGCGTGCATTGCAGGAAGACGTTCCAGGTGCCTGTGCCTGGATTCACGAGTGCAAGACCCAGAAGCTGCTCAAACACGAAGGCAATCAGAGTTGGACTTACACCCAGTTCAATACCCCCTGGCCGGTCACTGCTCGCGATTCGGTGATGCATGTCACCACCGTTGAAGGCGCCGATGGCAGTCTGACCCGCGAACTGGAAGGGCAGCCGAAGTACCTTGCGGAAGAAAAGGGCTTTGTACGGGTCGCCCAGGTCAAAGGTTTCTGGAAGCTCGTGCCTAAAGGCGATCAAGTTGAAGTGACTTATCAGGTTCACACCGATCCGGGCGGCAGCGTGCCGTCGTGGCTGGCCAACAAGTTCGTGGTCGACGCGCCGTTCAATACCCTTAAAGCCTTGAAAGAACGCGCCGAGAAGTAA
- a CDS encoding electron transfer flavoprotein subunit beta/FixA family protein — protein MKVLVAVKRVVDYNVKVRVKADNSGVDLANVKMSMNPFCEIAVEEAVRLKEKGVATEIVVVSIGPSTAQEQLRTALALGADRAILVESAEDLTSLAVAKLLKAVVDKEQPQLVILGKQAIDSDNNQTGQMLAALSGYGQGTFASKVEVSGDTVAVTREIDGGAQTVSLKLPAIVTTDLRLNEPRYASLPNIMKAKKKPLEVLTPDALGVSTASTNKTLKVEAPAARSAGIKVKSVAELVEKLKNEAKVI, from the coding sequence ATGAAGGTTCTTGTAGCTGTCAAACGCGTTGTGGATTACAACGTCAAGGTTCGTGTCAAGGCGGACAATTCCGGCGTCGACCTCGCCAACGTCAAGATGTCGATGAACCCGTTCTGCGAAATCGCAGTGGAAGAAGCCGTACGTCTGAAAGAGAAAGGCGTTGCGACTGAAATCGTCGTCGTCTCCATCGGCCCGTCCACCGCTCAAGAGCAACTGCGCACCGCGCTGGCTCTGGGTGCCGACCGCGCCATCCTCGTCGAATCCGCTGAAGATCTGACTTCCCTGGCCGTTGCCAAATTGTTGAAAGCGGTTGTCGACAAGGAACAGCCTCAGCTGGTGATCCTCGGCAAACAAGCCATCGACAGCGACAACAACCAGACTGGCCAGATGCTTGCGGCATTGAGCGGCTACGGCCAGGGCACGTTCGCGTCCAAAGTCGAAGTGTCCGGCGACACGGTTGCCGTGACTCGCGAAATCGACGGCGGCGCGCAGACTGTTTCGCTGAAACTGCCGGCCATCGTCACCACCGACCTGCGTTTGAACGAGCCACGCTACGCGTCGCTGCCAAACATCATGAAAGCCAAGAAGAAGCCGCTTGAAGTGCTGACTCCGGACGCTTTGGGCGTTTCCACCGCCTCCACCAACAAGACCCTGAAAGTCGAAGCGCCAGCTGCACGCAGCGCGGGTATCAAGGTCAAGTCGGTGGCTGAACTGGTCGAGAAACTGAAAAACGAAGCGAAGGTAATCTAA
- a CDS encoding electron transfer flavoprotein subunit alpha/FixB family protein, whose amino-acid sequence MTILVIAEHDNKVLAPATLNTVAAAAKIGGDIHVLVAGQGAGAVAEAAAKIAGVAKVLLADNAAYAHQLPENVAPLVTELGAGYSHILAAATSNGKNILPRVAAQLDVDQISEIISVESADTFKRPIYAGNAIATVQSNAAVKVITVRATGFDPVAAEGGSASVEAVAAAHDAGTSSFVGEELAKSDRPELTAAKIVVSGGRGMQNGDNFKHLYALADKLGAAVGASRAAVDAGFVPNDMQVGQTGKIVAPQLYIAVGISGAIQHLAGMKDSKVIVAINKDEEAPIFQVADYGLVADLFEAIPEFEKLV is encoded by the coding sequence ATGACTATCTTGGTTATTGCTGAACACGACAACAAAGTACTGGCCCCGGCCACGCTGAATACTGTGGCTGCTGCTGCCAAGATCGGTGGCGACATCCACGTACTGGTTGCAGGTCAGGGCGCTGGCGCCGTGGCTGAAGCCGCTGCGAAAATCGCTGGCGTGGCGAAAGTGCTGCTGGCCGACAACGCCGCTTACGCTCATCAACTGCCGGAAAACGTTGCCCCACTGGTAACTGAGTTGGGCGCTGGCTACAGCCACATCCTGGCTGCCGCGACTTCCAACGGCAAAAACATCCTGCCGCGCGTTGCCGCGCAGCTGGACGTTGACCAGATCTCCGAGATCATCTCGGTCGAAAGCGCAGACACCTTCAAGCGCCCGATCTACGCCGGTAACGCCATCGCGACCGTTCAATCGAACGCTGCGGTCAAAGTGATCACCGTGCGTGCGACCGGTTTCGACCCGGTTGCCGCTGAAGGTGGTTCGGCATCGGTTGAAGCCGTTGCCGCTGCTCACGATGCGGGCACTTCCAGCTTCGTCGGTGAAGAACTGGCCAAGTCCGATCGTCCGGAACTGACCGCTGCCAAGATCGTCGTTTCCGGCGGTCGCGGCATGCAGAACGGCGACAACTTCAAACACCTGTACGCCCTGGCCGACAAGCTGGGCGCTGCCGTTGGTGCTTCCCGTGCCGCGGTCGACGCCGGTTTCGTACCCAACGACATGCAAGTCGGTCAGACCGGCAAGATCGTTGCGCCACAGCTGTACATCGCCGTCGGTATCTCTGGCGCGATCCAGCACCTGGCCGGCATGAAAGACTCCAAAGTGATCGTGGCGATCAACAAGGACGAAGAAGCACCGATCTTCCAGGTGGCCGATTACGGCCTGGTGGCGGATCTGTTCGAAGCCATCCCTGAGTTCGAGAAGCTGGTCTAA
- a CDS encoding YkgJ family cysteine cluster protein: MRCREGCGACCIAPSISSPIPGMPNGKAAGERCVQLSADNLCSIFGKPERPAVCSAFEADVEVCGSSRDEAIKLLGWWEKMTVA, from the coding sequence ATGAGATGCCGTGAAGGCTGTGGCGCCTGTTGCATTGCCCCTTCCATCAGTTCGCCGATTCCCGGCATGCCCAATGGCAAAGCCGCCGGAGAACGTTGCGTACAACTGTCTGCCGATAACCTGTGCAGTATTTTTGGCAAGCCGGAACGTCCTGCGGTGTGTTCAGCGTTTGAAGCCGATGTCGAGGTCTGTGGAAGCAGCCGCGACGAGGCGATCAAGTTGCTGGGCTGGTGGGAGAAAATGACGGTCGCGTGA